The following coding sequences lie in one Fusarium poae strain DAOMC 252244 chromosome 1, whole genome shotgun sequence genomic window:
- a CDS encoding hypothetical protein (TransMembrane:2 (i129-150o177-196i)~BUSCO:46416at5125), which translates to MSDDASPSSTAPNDASPAEPANASSGSRVTWDLPREQSGSTRARAQSQSQRRKKKKNRKKRNPGLARKLEFVTHLLKNLDTLVFAELSALYYIECSMFRFILRSVGQYLYLTPKDESFPFLMPASPIHVCLVLIPNIICILLHVLVSLPVGPDFHRGYMHGGLVIDFIGQKPPTSRFYYVLADVVILAVQCLMLTVHTERERLRVILKTFRPMVPDVAQETTPTIEDLDAEERGVPRDMAGALPVDEEDGIELQPLNRVITTEEGNSTSGESEPSAREQSVDEPTRSNLSDVLSSGNAVIGEYHVLHSLHNAALNIERTAAYSLRTIGYGATMASIEARRRATLNVPARAAQNDRQ; encoded by the exons ATGAGCGACGATGCTTCGCCGAGCTCCACGGCGCCGAACGACGCTTCTCCGGCCGAGCCCGCCAACGCCTCTTCTGGCAGCCGCGTTACATGGGATCTACCACGCGAGCAGTCAGGGTCGACTCGGGCTCGAGCTCAGTCGCAGTCTCAGCGtcgcaaaaagaaaaagaatagaAAGAAGCGCAATCCCGGTTTAGCGAGAAAGTTGGAGTTTGTCACACATTTACTCAAGAATCTTGATACCCTGGTTTTTGCGGAGTTGAGTGCGTTATACTATATCGA ATGCTCAATGTTTCGGTTCATCCTCAGGTCTGTTGGCCAGTACTTGTATCTCACGCCAAAGGACGAATCTTTCCCTTTTCTAATGCCTGCGAGTCCCATACATGTCTGTCTGGTTCTCATCCCAAATATCATCTGCATTCTTTTACATGTTTTGGTTTCGCTACCAGTCGGGCCAGACTTCCACCGAGGCTACATGCATGGTGGTCTCGTCATTGACTTTATAGGTCAAAAGCCTCCAACTTCTCGATTCTACTATGTTTTGGCAGATGTGGTGATACTTGCCGTTCAATGTTTGATGTTGACGGTGCATACTGAGCGAGAGAGACTCAGAGTGATCCTCAAGACCTTCAGGCCCATGGTGCCCGACGTGGCCCAGGAAACAACTCCCACAATAGAAGACTTGGACGCTGAAGAACGTGGGGTGCCTAGGGATATGGCCGGTGCGTTACCAGTCGACGAGGAGGATGGTATTGAGTTGCAGCCCCTGAATCGTGTCATCACAACTGAAGAGGGCAACTCAACTTCGGGAGAGTCGGAGCCATCTGCTCGAGAGCAATCTGTCGATGAACCTACTAGATCGAATCTGTCCGATGTGTTGAGTTCTGGGAATGCCGTCATCGGCGAGTATCATGTTCTTCACTCGCTTCATAATGCGGCGTTGAACATAGAAAGAACAGCTGCATATTCGCTACGCACAATTGGCTACGGGGCAACCATGGCTTCTATCGAAGCAAGGAGGCGAGCCACCCTTAATGTGCCAGCGCGAGCAGCCCAAAACGATAGACAAtaa